A single region of the Pseudomonas sp. B21-023 genome encodes:
- a CDS encoding phosphatidate cytidylyltransferase, whose amino-acid sequence MLKQRIITALILLPIAVGGFFLLNGGDFALFIGFVVTLGAWEWARLAGLVAQPLRIAYAAVVAGGLMLLYLMPDLAPWVLGASVIWWALATWLVLTYPRSGELWSSAACRLLIGLLVLLPAWQGLVLLKHWPLGNWLILAVMVLVWAADIGAYFSGRAFGKRKLAPQVSPGKSWEGVYGGLAVSLLITLGVGIARDWSVGQVLLGLLGAVVVVMSSVVGDLTESMFKRREGIKDSSNLLPGHGGVLDRIDSLTAAIPMFAVLLWAAEWGVM is encoded by the coding sequence ATGCTTAAACAACGCATCATTACCGCGCTGATCCTGCTGCCGATCGCGGTGGGTGGTTTCTTCCTGCTCAATGGTGGGGATTTCGCCCTCTTCATCGGTTTCGTGGTGACGCTCGGTGCCTGGGAGTGGGCGCGCCTGGCCGGCCTGGTGGCGCAACCGTTGCGCATCGCCTATGCCGCCGTGGTCGCGGGCGGGCTGATGCTGCTCTACCTGATGCCGGATCTCGCGCCCTGGGTGCTGGGCGCTTCGGTGATCTGGTGGGCGCTGGCCACGTGGCTGGTGCTGACCTATCCGCGCAGCGGCGAGCTGTGGAGCAGTGCCGCCTGCCGCCTGCTGATCGGCCTGCTGGTGTTGCTGCCCGCCTGGCAGGGTCTGGTGCTGCTCAAGCACTGGCCGCTGGGCAACTGGCTGATCCTGGCGGTCATGGTGCTGGTCTGGGCGGCCGACATCGGTGCCTATTTCTCCGGCCGTGCCTTCGGCAAGCGCAAGCTGGCGCCACAGGTCAGCCCGGGCAAGAGCTGGGAGGGCGTGTATGGCGGCCTCGCGGTCAGCCTGCTGATCACCCTGGGCGTGGGCATTGCCCGTGACTGGAGTGTCGGCCAGGTGCTGCTGGGCTTGCTGGGCGCCGTGGTGGTGGTGATGTCTTCGGTGGTCGGCGACCTGACCGAAAGCATGTTCAAGCGCCGTGAAGGCATCAAGGACAGCAGCAACCTGCTGCCGGGCCATGGCGGCGTGCTTGATCGCATCGACAGCCTGACCGCGGCGATTCCGATGTTTGCCGTATTGTTGTGGGCGGCTGAGTGGGGTGTGATGTGA
- the ispC gene encoding 1-deoxy-D-xylulose-5-phosphate reductoisomerase, whose protein sequence is MSRVQRITVLGATGSIGLSTLDVIARHPDRYQVFALSGYSRIDELLALCERHLPAYAVVPSAEAAGRLRAGLARSGCATEVLEGEAGLCQVASASEVDTVMAAIVGAAGLRPTLAAVEAGKKVLLANKEALVMSGALFMQAVQRSGAVLLPIDSEHNAIFQCMPGDYARGLGAVGVRRILLTASGGPFRETPAEALLDVTPEQACAHPNWSMGRKISVDSASMLNKGLELIEACWLFDAKPSQVEVVVHPQSVIHSLVDYVDGSVLAQLGNPDMRTPISNALAWPERIDSGVAPLDLFAIARLDFQAPDEQRFPCLRLARQAAEAGNSAPAVLNAANEVAVEAFLQRRIRFPEIAGMIEQVLDQEPVVALPTLDAVFAADQRARELSREWLRRHGR, encoded by the coding sequence GTGAGTCGCGTGCAACGCATTACCGTGCTGGGGGCCACCGGCTCCATTGGCTTGAGCACGTTGGACGTCATCGCTCGCCATCCTGACCGTTACCAGGTGTTCGCCTTGAGCGGCTATTCGCGCATCGACGAGCTGCTGGCCCTGTGCGAGCGCCATCTCCCGGCGTACGCCGTGGTGCCGAGTGCCGAGGCGGCCGGGCGGCTGCGCGCGGGGCTGGCCAGGAGCGGATGTGCCACCGAGGTGCTGGAAGGTGAGGCCGGGCTGTGCCAGGTCGCCTCCGCATCGGAGGTTGATACCGTGATGGCCGCCATCGTTGGTGCTGCCGGCCTGCGTCCAACCCTGGCCGCGGTCGAGGCGGGCAAGAAGGTACTGTTGGCCAACAAGGAAGCCCTGGTGATGTCCGGGGCCCTGTTCATGCAGGCGGTGCAGCGTAGCGGCGCGGTGCTGCTGCCGATCGACAGCGAGCACAACGCGATATTCCAGTGCATGCCCGGCGACTACGCCCGGGGCCTGGGCGCTGTCGGCGTGCGCCGCATCCTGCTGACGGCCTCCGGCGGCCCGTTCCGCGAAACCCCGGCTGAAGCCTTGCTGGATGTCACGCCGGAACAGGCCTGCGCTCACCCGAATTGGTCCATGGGGCGCAAGATCTCGGTCGACTCGGCGAGCATGCTGAACAAAGGCCTGGAGCTGATCGAGGCCTGCTGGCTGTTCGATGCCAAGCCTTCGCAGGTCGAAGTGGTGGTGCACCCGCAGAGTGTCATCCACTCGTTGGTGGACTATGTCGATGGCTCGGTGCTCGCCCAGTTGGGCAACCCCGACATGCGCACGCCGATCTCCAATGCCCTGGCCTGGCCGGAGCGCATCGATTCGGGCGTGGCGCCGCTGGACCTGTTCGCCATCGCCCGTCTGGATTTCCAGGCCCCCGACGAACAGCGCTTCCCATGCCTGCGCCTGGCGCGTCAGGCTGCCGAGGCGGGCAACAGTGCGCCGGCGGTGCTTAATGCCGCCAACGAAGTGGCTGTCGAAGCGTTTCTCCAGCGGCGTATCCGCTTCCCGGAGATCGCGGGTATGATCGAACAAGTGCTCGACCAGGAGCCTGTGGTGGCATTGCCCACGCTCGACGCGGTATTCGCCGCCGACCAGCGTGCCCGGGAGCTGTCCCGGGAATGGTTGCGACGCCACGGCCGCTGA
- the rseP gene encoding RIP metalloprotease RseP produces MTALYMIVGTLIALGVLVTFHEFGHFWVARRCGVKVLRFSVGFGTPLLRWHDRQGTEFVVAAIPLGGYVKMLDEREGEVPPALVEQSFNRKSVRQRIAIVAAGPVANFLLAILFFWVLAMLGSQQVRPVIGAVEAGSLAASAGLGVGQEIVSIDGKPTNGWSAVNLQLVRRLGESGTLRVGVLDEGATVERQLDITLNNWLKGADEPDPIQSLGLRPWRPAMVPVLAEIDPKGPAAAAGLKTGDKLLALDGMALGDWQQVVDAVRARPERTVNLRIERDGAALEVPVTLARKGEGQASGGYLGAGVKASEWPAKMLREVSYGPLEAVGEGLSRTWNMSVLTLESLKKMLFGELSVKNLSGPITIAKVAGASAQSGVGDFLNFLAYLSISLGVLNLLPIPVLDGGHLLFYLIEWARGRPLSDRVQGWGVQIGISLVVGVMLLALINDLGRL; encoded by the coding sequence ATGACTGCGCTCTACATGATTGTCGGCACGCTGATTGCGCTCGGCGTGCTGGTCACCTTCCACGAGTTCGGCCACTTCTGGGTGGCGCGGCGCTGCGGGGTCAAGGTCCTGCGCTTCTCGGTGGGCTTCGGTACGCCGTTGCTGCGCTGGCACGATCGCCAGGGCACCGAGTTCGTCGTTGCCGCGATTCCCCTGGGCGGCTACGTCAAGATGCTCGACGAGCGCGAGGGCGAGGTGCCGCCGGCGCTGGTCGAACAATCGTTCAACCGTAAATCGGTGCGCCAGCGCATCGCTATCGTGGCGGCCGGTCCGGTCGCCAACTTCCTCCTCGCGATCCTGTTCTTCTGGGTGCTGGCCATGCTCGGCTCGCAGCAGGTGCGCCCGGTCATCGGCGCGGTCGAGGCGGGCAGCCTGGCGGCCAGCGCCGGTCTGGGCGTCGGCCAGGAAATCGTTTCCATCGATGGCAAACCGACCAACGGCTGGTCGGCGGTCAATCTGCAGCTGGTGCGTCGCCTCGGGGAGAGCGGCACGCTGCGAGTAGGTGTGCTCGATGAAGGGGCAACGGTCGAGCGCCAGCTCGACATTACCCTGAACAATTGGCTCAAGGGCGCCGATGAGCCTGATCCGATCCAGTCCCTGGGCCTGCGTCCCTGGCGACCGGCGATGGTTCCGGTGCTGGCGGAGATCGATCCGAAAGGGCCGGCCGCTGCCGCCGGGCTCAAGACCGGTGACAAGCTGCTGGCGCTCGACGGTATGGCGCTGGGCGACTGGCAGCAGGTGGTCGACGCGGTCCGCGCCCGCCCCGAGCGCACGGTGAACCTGCGTATCGAGCGCGACGGCGCAGCCCTTGAGGTACCGGTTACCCTGGCACGCAAGGGCGAAGGCCAGGCGTCTGGTGGATATCTGGGCGCCGGGGTCAAGGCGAGCGAATGGCCGGCGAAGATGCTTCGCGAGGTCAGTTACGGGCCGCTGGAGGCGGTGGGCGAGGGCTTGTCCCGCACTTGGAACATGAGTGTCCTGACCCTCGAATCGCTGAAGAAAATGCTGTTCGGAGAGCTCTCGGTAAAAAACTTGAGCGGACCGATAACCATTGCTAAAGTGGCGGGCGCTTCAGCCCAGTCGGGCGTTGGGGATTTCCTGAATTTCCTGGCCTACCTGAGCATAAGCCTGGGGGTTCTGAACCTGCTGCCCATCCCGGTACTGGATGGGGGGCATTTGCTGTTCTACCTGATCGAGTGGGCGCGCGGTCGTCCGCTCTCGGATCGGGTGCAAGGTTGGGGGGTCCAGATCGGTATCAGTTTGGTCGTCGGGGTGATGTTGCTCGCCCTGATCAACGATCTGGGTCGACTATAA
- the bamA gene encoding outer membrane protein assembly factor BamA encodes MKRLLLTAVLSALMIAEVHAESFTISDIRVNGLQRVSAGSVFGALPLNVGDQVDDRRLVESTRSLFKTGFFQDIQLNRDGNVLIINVVERPSVSSIEIEGNKAISTEDLMKGLKQSGLAEGEIFQRATLEGVRNELQRQYVAQGRYSAEVDAEVVPQPRNRVGLKIKINEGTVAAIQHINVVGNTVFDDETLGQLFELKTTNWLSFFKNDDKYAREKLSGDLERLRSYYLDRGYINMDIASTQVSITPDKKHVYITVNINEGEKYTVRDVKLSGDLKVPEDQVKSLLLVQPGQVFSRKVMTTTSDLITRRLGNEGYTFANVNGVPQPNDQDHTVDIMFVVDPGKRAYVNRINYRGNTKTEDEVLRREMRQMEGGWASTYLIDQSKTRLERLGFFKEVNVETPPVPGTDDQVDVNYSVEEQASGSITASVGFAQSAGLILGGSISQNNFLGTGNKVSIGLTRSEYQTRYNFGYVDPYFTPDGVSLGYNAFYRSTDYDDLDVDVASYAVDSLGAGVSLGYPISETSRLTYGLTVQQDKLKTGRYTVDEIFKFIQDEGDNFLNFKASIGWSESTLNKGVLATRGHSQSLTLETTVPGSDLSFYKLDYRGQLFKPINNDYTLRLHTELGYGDGFGGTSGLPFYENYYAGGFNSVRGFKDSTLGPRSTPSSGKNPGTIADPDQDPLPFGGNVLVQGGVELLFPLPFVKDQRSLRTSVFWDVGNVFDTNCGSKPDCTKVGFSDMASSVGLGVTWITALGPLSFSLAMPIKKPDDADTQVFQFSLGQTF; translated from the coding sequence ATGAAACGTCTGCTGCTAACTGCGGTGCTCTCCGCACTGATGATCGCTGAAGTTCACGCCGAGTCCTTCACCATCTCCGATATTCGTGTCAACGGCCTGCAGCGGGTTTCCGCCGGCAGCGTGTTCGGCGCGTTGCCGCTGAACGTCGGTGACCAGGTCGACGACCGCCGTCTGGTCGAGTCCACCCGCTCGCTGTTCAAGACCGGCTTCTTCCAGGACATCCAGCTGAACCGCGACGGCAATGTCCTGATCATCAACGTGGTCGAGCGCCCTTCGGTGTCGAGCATCGAGATCGAAGGCAACAAGGCGATCAGCACCGAAGACCTGATGAAGGGCCTGAAGCAGTCGGGCCTGGCCGAAGGCGAGATCTTCCAGCGCGCGACGCTCGAAGGCGTGCGTAACGAGCTGCAGCGCCAGTACGTGGCCCAGGGCCGCTACTCCGCCGAAGTCGACGCCGAAGTCGTGCCGCAGCCGCGCAACCGCGTCGGCCTGAAGATCAAGATCAACGAAGGCACCGTGGCCGCGATCCAGCACATCAACGTGGTGGGTAACACGGTCTTCGACGACGAGACCCTAGGCCAGCTGTTCGAGCTCAAGACCACCAACTGGCTGTCGTTCTTCAAGAACGACGACAAGTACGCCCGCGAAAAACTGTCCGGTGACCTGGAGCGCCTGCGTTCCTACTACCTGGACCGCGGCTACATCAACATGGACATCGCGTCCACCCAGGTGTCGATCACCCCGGACAAGAAGCATGTCTACATCACCGTCAACATCAACGAGGGCGAGAAGTACACCGTCCGCGACGTGAAGTTGTCCGGTGACCTGAAAGTGCCGGAAGACCAGGTCAAGTCGCTGCTGCTGGTGCAGCCGGGCCAGGTGTTCTCGCGCAAGGTGATGACCACCACCTCTGACCTGATCACCCGTCGCCTGGGTAACGAAGGCTATACCTTCGCCAACGTCAACGGCGTGCCACAGCCGAACGACCAGGATCACACCGTCGACATCATGTTCGTCGTCGATCCGGGCAAGCGTGCCTACGTCAACCGCATCAACTACCGCGGCAACACCAAGACCGAAGACGAAGTGCTGCGCCGCGAAATGCGCCAGATGGAAGGCGGCTGGGCTTCGACCTACCTCATCGACCAATCCAAGACCCGCCTCGAGCGCCTGGGCTTCTTCAAGGAAGTCAACGTCGAGACGCCGCCGGTGCCGGGCACCGACGACCAGGTCGACGTCAACTACAGCGTCGAAGAGCAAGCCTCCGGCTCGATCACCGCCAGCGTCGGTTTCGCCCAGAGCGCGGGCCTGATCCTGGGTGGCTCGATCAGCCAGAACAACTTCCTGGGTACCGGTAACAAGGTCTCCATCGGCCTGACCCGTTCCGAATACCAGACCCGCTACAACTTCGGCTACGTTGATCCCTACTTCACCCCCGACGGTGTGAGCCTGGGTTACAACGCCTTCTACCGCAGCACCGACTACGACGACCTCGACGTCGACGTGGCCAGCTATGCGGTGGACAGCCTGGGTGCCGGCGTCAGCCTCGGCTACCCGATCAGCGAGACTTCGCGCCTGACCTACGGCCTGACCGTGCAGCAGGACAAGCTGAAGACCGGCCGCTACACCGTCGATGAGATCTTCAAGTTCATCCAGGACGAAGGCGACAACTTCCTCAACTTCAAGGCGTCGATCGGCTGGTCCGAGTCGACCCTTAACAAGGGCGTGCTGGCCACCCGTGGTCACTCGCAGAGCCTGACCCTCGAGACCACCGTGCCGGGCAGCGACCTGTCGTTCTACAAGCTCGACTACCGTGGCCAGCTGTTCAAGCCGATCAACAACGACTACACCCTGCGCCTGCACACCGAGCTGGGCTACGGTGACGGTTTTGGCGGCACTTCGGGGCTGCCGTTCTACGAGAACTACTACGCGGGCGGCTTCAACTCCGTGCGCGGCTTCAAGGACAGCACCCTGGGCCCACGCAGCACGCCTAGTAGCGGCAAGAACCCGGGCACCATCGCCGACCCGGACCAGGATCCGCTGCCGTTCGGTGGCAACGTCCTCGTCCAGGGCGGTGTGGAGCTGCTGTTCCCGCTGCCGTTCGTCAAGGACCAGCGTTCGCTGCGCACCTCCGTGTTCTGGGACGTGGGTAACGTGTTCGACACCAACTGCGGTTCCAAGCCGGACTGCACCAAGGTCGGTTTCTCGGACATGGCCAGTTCCGTCGGTCTGGGCGTAACCTGGATCACCGCGCTGGGCCCGCTGAGCTTCAGCCTGGCGATGCCGATCAAGAAGCCGGACGACGCCGACACGCAAGTGTTCCAATTCTCTCTGGGCCAGACCTTCTGA
- a CDS encoding OmpH family outer membrane protein: MRKLTQLALVAAALVATPAFAEMKVAVLNYQMALLESDAAKKYAVDAEKKFGPQLTKLKGLESSAKGIQDRLIKGGDKMPQPERERLELEFKQKARDFQFQSKELNEAKAVADRDMLKQLKPKLDGAVEEVIKKGGFDLVLERGAVIDVKPQYDITRQVIERMNQAR, from the coding sequence GTGCGTAAGTTGACTCAACTGGCCCTTGTGGCCGCGGCGCTGGTCGCCACCCCGGCTTTCGCCGAAATGAAGGTTGCCGTGCTGAACTATCAGATGGCCCTGCTGGAATCCGACGCGGCCAAGAAATACGCCGTTGACGCCGAGAAGAAGTTCGGCCCGCAACTGACCAAGCTCAAGGGCCTGGAAAGCAGCGCCAAGGGCATCCAGGATCGCCTGATCAAGGGCGGCGACAAGATGCCTCAGCCAGAGCGCGAGCGCCTCGAGCTCGAGTTCAAGCAAAAGGCCCGCGACTTCCAGTTCCAGTCCAAGGAGCTCAACGAAGCCAAGGCCGTGGCGGATCGCGACATGCTCAAGCAGCTCAAGCCCAAGCTTGATGGCGCCGTCGAGGAAGTGATCAAGAAGGGCGGCTTCGACCTGGTGCTCGAGCGTGGCGCGGTCATCGATGTCAAGCCGCAGTACGACATCACCCGCCAGGTCATCGAGCGCATGAACCAAGCCCGTTGA
- the lpxD gene encoding UDP-3-O-(3-hydroxymyristoyl)glucosamine N-acyltransferase, producing MTVTMTLGQLAEALGAELKGPEALEITGLATLQEAVSGQLSFLANKQYRKFLDDSTASAVLLKAEDAEGFAGNALIVADPYLAYARISHLFDPKPKAVAGIHPSAVVAEDAQVDASASIGPFAVVESGARIDANVTVGAHCFIGARCVIGEGGWLAPRVTLYHDVTIGKRVVIQSGAVIGGEGFGFANEKGIWRKIAQIGGVTLGDDVEIGVNTAVDRGALSDTRIGDGVKLDNQIQIAHNVQVGDHTAMAACVGISGSTRIGKHCMIAGGVGMVGHIDVCDNVFVSGMTMVTRSITEPGGYSSGTAMQPLAEWRKSAARIRQLDEMSKRLQQLEKRVDTVTSGGQPTSEG from the coding sequence ATGACCGTAACCATGACACTCGGCCAGCTGGCCGAAGCCCTCGGCGCCGAGCTCAAAGGCCCCGAGGCGCTGGAAATCACCGGGTTGGCCACCTTGCAGGAGGCCGTTTCCGGGCAGCTGAGTTTCCTCGCCAACAAGCAGTACCGCAAGTTTCTGGACGATTCCACGGCCAGCGCGGTATTGCTCAAGGCCGAGGACGCCGAAGGTTTCGCCGGCAATGCCTTGATCGTGGCCGACCCGTATTTGGCTTACGCGCGCATCTCGCACCTGTTCGATCCGAAGCCCAAGGCTGTGGCGGGAATTCATCCCAGCGCCGTGGTTGCCGAGGATGCCCAGGTGGATGCCAGCGCCAGCATCGGTCCGTTCGCGGTGGTCGAAAGCGGCGCGCGAATCGACGCCAACGTGACGGTCGGCGCGCACTGTTTCATCGGTGCCCGTTGCGTCATCGGCGAGGGTGGCTGGTTGGCACCCCGTGTCACGCTGTATCACGACGTGACCATTGGCAAGCGCGTGGTCATCCAGTCCGGCGCGGTGATCGGTGGCGAGGGCTTTGGCTTTGCCAACGAGAAAGGCATCTGGCGCAAGATCGCGCAGATCGGCGGCGTCACCCTGGGCGACGATGTCGAGATTGGCGTGAACACCGCGGTGGACCGCGGCGCCCTGTCGGACACGCGCATCGGTGATGGCGTCAAGCTCGACAACCAGATCCAGATCGCCCATAACGTGCAGGTCGGTGACCACACGGCGATGGCGGCCTGCGTCGGTATCTCGGGCAGCACCCGTATCGGCAAGCACTGCATGATTGCCGGTGGTGTCGGGATGGTCGGTCACATCGACGTCTGCGACAATGTTTTCGTCTCCGGCATGACCATGGTGACCCGTTCGATTACCGAACCGGGTGGCTACTCTTCCGGAACTGCCATGCAACCTTTGGCCGAATGGCGCAAGAGCGCCGCTCGCATTCGCCAGCTGGACGAGATGTCCAAGCGTCTCCAGCAGCTGGAAAAGCGTGTCGACACCGTGACCTCAGGTGGCCAGCCGACATCAGAAGGCTGA